The window AAAAAGGACTCATCCAATTTGCTTAGCATCAAACTATCAGTAAAAGAGAGGAATAAAGCTTCATATAGAAGAGATAAACATTATTTCGCTCACTTGGTCAAATTCTAAGATAAAATCTCTCAAACTAGTTAGATAGTTGCACAACACGGTTGAAGAATCCCATGATTTAAAATGGCATCTAGGAGCCCAGTACCATGAAATGGATGGTAAACAATGCCAAAATAATTTACAAGTAGCTTCACTTTTTCAAATTTAGCAATCAATCCCAAACCCACCCAGAGAATCACCTGAAGGCTACATCTAACACATTCAGATCAACAACCTAGCCTTATTACAACTAAATGAgatcggttacatggatccgatcAAAGACAATAAAAGAAATGGAAGTAAGAGGGAAGAAACACAACACAACAAATCAGTAAAATCTCACCTAAATAAGACCGGCTACATAGATTCTTGCCGATCAAATccattcgaggtcatacttgggacaagacctaaactatgcatgccctttcctcactacttctcctatagtcACTTTAGGCTTTCCCCTAGCTCTTttggctccttcaatctgaatcaaatcactcctccgtatTGATGTATCCCAACGCCTTCATTGAACATTAACATACCACCTCACACGACTTTCACggaacttatcatgtatcaaggcaactcccaaatcaactctaacataatcattccttactgcatccttcctagttttgccgcacatccatcttagcatCATCATCTTTGCTACACGGCTTatttatatgacacttcttaactgcacAACATCCCGCCTAGAACATCATAGGCAGTCGCTACACTTTAAATCTTTGtgaaatatcatcctctatatcaccttctttatttatgattggcCCCATGTATCTAACATTTATGATTTGCCCCATGTATCTAACACATTAGATACATGTAGATCTATTACATGTGGGTTATCCacggaaaatcaagaaagtaatCATTGCAACAAAACCATCTACAACCTCAAAACCACCCCAGATGCTTTATCAATAGAAAGAAAGGGACAAATACTCAGACACCCATGTTCACACATAATAATAAATCGAATAAATACTATAAAGCTTCCAACGAGTTTCTTCCATGATGGACCAGTAGCCATGAAATAATACAAacaggggggaaaaaaaaccaaatttaCCTCGAGGGCGAGCTGATATCGCCGAAATTTCCTCAATTCCTTGACAACCCGGCAAAGCTCCCATTTCGTAAGCTTCCTTCCCTCCTCCTCCCATTGATTCAGAACAGAGGAAGCACCCAGCTCGGGATTGTCCATTAAAGAGATTCTCCGATAGAGGGAACTCCATTTCAATGGAGGCCTTCGTTCATAATCTTGAGTACCGTAGCTATGAACTTGAGAAATTGAACAATTAATCGAATTCGTCAAGCCTCTCCCTGCTCGAGCACCAACAGGTTGACGAAAACTTATTGTAGTTGGAGAATAAAAATTTAATGATGAGAGGGGTAGATGCTGTAGAGGAGATGATGTATGACCAGAGATGTTTGCAAGCATTTTCGTTAGTTCTTGTGATCTTcagaggtttagggtttagacaCTGAGGCTAATCGAGAAAGGTTGAGTTCGTTGAAACTTGGAAGAGATAACGCCCGCACCCAGACAAAGTTAAGCattttaaggggaaaaaaaggcaTGAAAGGCAGCATACCCCTGCGCACACAAGGAGGAGTGAAATGACCTTCCTGCCTCATGAAGGACGGAAACCCCACCACCGTTACTGTTTTCAATTCCACACGTGCTCCCACCGGTCTCTCGCTGGCATAACGGCTGGCCTGCTATTTTAGGGTTCTGCCAACACTCCCTATGTCAACATCTCTCTGCTATGTCAACATCTCTCCTCCCCAAAAACAGGGGCACAGAGAGAGATAAcatggaagtgaaattttcattattgaaaaaaaaaaatatatatatatatatatatatacatatataatcgTTACCCATGTCATTGTAACAttaattttaaatcatttcatatttggttataaaatttcactttactttacataaaaaacaCTTTGTtattataatatgtaaaataaaattacaagttaaatatatcattactaaatatgattaaaaaaattaaataatttatacaatcatctcaggtaatgattataaatatttctttttaaaatataaaaattttactttcctcccctttaaatttccattgcaacaaaaatatttaaaattagaGGTGCAAGTAAATCAGTATCACTCTGCATAGCAAATCAGACATATCCCACAGAAAGTCAAGTCTGCTATGGTACATTCAATATTCACAACTAAGAAGTACAATGATtgaaatcccaaaaaaaaacaattcagATTTACATGGGTTTCCACTCTCAATTCATCCAAAACTCCTATCACTTCATGTATTTCTGAAGAAATTTCCGGTGGAAGTCATTTCTAATGGTATCATTGATGAAACGCTTCGGAGTCCTGGTTTCACCACGACTTTGGTTCTTAAAAACCACATCATCATCCCATCTGCACCCAATGGACAGAAATCAGAATCTTAACTGTAAATAATTTTTAGACGACATCGATATTCAGGCATGAGGCAACTATACCTCCTTTTGACATTGAAGGAAGTTGGATTATTAAGAAGAGGATTTCCACGAAGAAGCTCTGATTCTTTAGCTTTCAGCTCCTCTTCCTGCCTTTGACGTTCCTGCAGGAAAGATAAAACACTGTTTAttcattttgaaatcaaaatcaaaacactCAACCTTAATAGTGTGTTTGTCAGGGAATGATATCGTGCTAGTCCAAAAACCAGTTACGAATGTTCAGATGGGCAACTTTAGCAGAGTACTTGCTCAATTCAATTGAAAATCCCAGACTACATACATAAGAGAACCCAGCATAAGATGCTTGATAAACATGCGCTGACAGTGGTTCCCAATGGTAGGAAAATTAACCTTACGAAGATTCTCCTCagctctttctttctttattcgttCAAGCTCGGCCAGAAGTGCTTCAGTGTCATCTTCACCGTCATCTTCATTGTCATCACTAGAAACATATACAAAATCTCAGTGATAAATGACAAATCTATTGACTGATTTATGTATTATATACCCCTCCCACCCCGAGCAAGTAAGAAATCATTTCCTACTCTGTAATTTTCCCAACcccaaattatttatttattttttgggtgaataaagtTTGGATCAACTTTGCCAGTTTGTTTACATGTGAAGAAAGATGATGGAGTGGGTCAAGACTCAGGACTGTTCCTGATTAGGGTATTCAGGTAAACATAGAACCCACATGTACTGTGAAGACACCTTCTCTTCTCTAACATGTGATACAATGACCTATGAACGAGCAATGACTACTAAATGAACTGGCCTAATTAAGATTCCATGACTTGTtcaccccagaaaaaaaaaaggtttcaacTACTCAGTATGAGACTCAATGTTCGACATTTAGATACGAATAAAAAAGAACCTTTCATCATCACTTTTGACATCAACATCTGAATCATCCGCATCCACGCTGCGAGGAACAATGCGATCTTCAGCATCTCTCTTTGTTCCTACAATTGAACATGAAAATTAGTTCACTGAGTAATATTATAGCAAGCTTATTTGCAAGAGAAACAAGCATTAACCTTCCAAGAGAAGATGACCTCCCTTCCTCCGATCTCTGTCCTCTGCAACCAAACACAGTTTCGGATTTAAATCAATAGAAGTTATATGCATGACACAAAACATAAGCCAAACAAGAAAATCAAGTAATAACCAAAAATGAAGATCATAGTATGGAAGGAAAGAGCAAATATAAAGAATATAGTGCAAACCATTGCCTATATCAATGAAGGCTTTACCTTTTGAGGAAAAATGCCTCCGCTCACTCTCTTCTAGCTCCTCCCGAAGGTTTCGTTTCTGCAATTCATCTTGAGTATTCTGCCCTTCTCTCCTGTAAAAGGGCAGTTCTCTCCGAATTGCAGTCAGAACCCATAAAGAAGCCAATGACCAACAAAGATTCAGCATCTTAAATACATGCATAAATGAAATGACATAATCATAGAATGTGATTATAAGGTATTCCCCTAGATACAAGAGGGGTAATGTTATCGCATTTTGGTTTGGTATTGCTTTTTACAAGGCCATTTTGTGTACTAGGGTAATGCATGTGGCGGCATTAGCACGATGCAAAGTGATTTCCTGGTTGGCCTTAGCATATGGGCAACTTGTGAGAGAACTCTGTTTTCTGGTAGTGATATGGCAGTGGGAGTGTACAGGAGAACCAGAGATTACAAAACCAACTCAAGTGTGAGTGGGAGCATTTCTAAATATTGAAGGTTCtcaattctttgttttttttttttctcctctggGAGTGGGGTTGAAGCGGGTGGGAGGGGGAAGGTAATTAAATCTAGAGTTTGAAAACCCTCGCTCGGATAGCTCATGGCCCCTCCCAATTAACAAAACTCCAAGTTGTAAAATGGAATGGTGATTCTGTAATTAACCAGAAATTTTAAGGGACTGTTAAGTAGGCTAACAGGGGCAAGGACAAAAAAGGGATTAGTATTTACTCATCAGCGACAGACTTGGCATTAACACACAgtcaaggataaaaaaaaaaatttagacgAAGGGTTTTTtggggagaggaagagagatggTGATGTTTGCTATGTTGTCAccacttttcttcttcatccaagagaaagaacagaaaaaaccCAGCATCGAACTGAACTGTATTCTTGTGAGAGGACTCTCACAGATGAACTTGGAGACTGATCTAACCTCGAAATAAGTTTCAAAACTAGTCCAAGATCACAACACCCAAAAGTGATCAGATTTACGAGAGACTTCaaatttgaatataaaaaaaatgcacaTCAAGGAATATCTTCAACTAAATAAACAGTAGAATAACTAAACTAACTCAAAACTTACTTGATGTTACATAGAAAGACTAGAGGAAATAAGAAGGATATGGCTGAAGGGTCCCACCCCACAACTAGGCTAGTATTTCATCaacaacccaaaataaaagattacatatcttcccaaataaaataactcattacttcctaaataaagtaaatcccaAAATATCCCATCATTTCCGGTTCGTCTCGGTTGAGATTTCCCGAACAgtcaacccggttcagcctcaattctgcatcagtGTGTCCGTCATGCACCGTGAGATTCAGAGCTTTGGTCTGGTGTGAGATGCAGTAAAAACCTCCGGCGGATTCTGAGGAAGGCTTGGTGGGATTCCAATCTAGGGTTCGGTGTCATGCCAACTGTGAGGATCAGGTGGGGTTCTTGATTCATATCCATGTATTCTTTTCTCCTCCATCAATCAATCGAAACCCAGGTCAGTTCCCTACTTTCTATTTCTGTGCATTTTCCTTATTGGCTTTTTGGATTGAAATGAGTTGCTGCAATTCTGCTTATTATTCTTCTAAAATATGGATCTGTTACCAGCATAAAAATTCAGTCTCTCTCCTAGTTTCTCGAGTTCTGAATGATACAAGGATTTCTCTGAAACTCAGATTTCAGCCACTGGATTTCAAATTTGGCTTCATACATAGTCATCGTTTATATGCTGAACACTTTCAAGGTTtcaaaacccaaactcaattctCAGAATCCTAGTCTCAGTCTATTCTCTAAATTCTGAGTTTCTGACTTACGATAGCTTCTATTACTGATATTCTTGCATATTTGATTGTTCTAATACATCTGATCCTGATTGCCTATTTTCTGAGATCGAGTTCTGGTTTTGTTACTCTGTTCTTGAGAATCCTAGCTTCAGTAGGAATCTCCCAAATCTCAGAAATCGACCAGTGGATCAACCTAAGATTTCAGTATACCTTGACCGAATTTGAGGCCCAACAGAGCTGCTGATTTGAATTTACTTAAATATTCCCTAATCTGGTTTCTAAACCACCGCAGCAACTCTGGATCTTCTAAGGTAtttccatagtttttaaggcggtaaggcgactgaggcgtttgagggtcttttagaGCGTCTTAGCGATAAGGCAGgtataaagcgtcgccttatcgactgaagcgttcctgtgtaatttttttataaaaccaatctatttggctcaactcctagttgaatcctattactcatatgttaaataaatattaaaggttcatattcataccaatgaaaacaaatcaataaagtgaataaactaagttcatcttcatcaatcatcaatcatcaatcatcaatcatcaatcatcaatcatcaatcatcattcatcaatcatcaatcatcataacatattaacatataatataaatacataattatgaaacaaaattataaatataaagaaaagaagacataaaaatataagtattcattatacttacctctatgatgccaaaatgaatgcctaagtcctaaggtcatccactatatttctactcccgtcaaataagaatgaagctcatcgctgccggagcaaaatggtagcctagatcaatggttcttccttgttccttgattccttctcaaagccctttcttaaaaccctcgacaaaatccaaaccctgtttgtgaatcatgtttttgttttgtttgttttggttatttttgatggagtaaagctgatcccatacatctcaagtgttaacaaaaccatacacctaccaataaaaaatctatattttgaattttcatcaagtaattttaaaatgtgttaaaaaaataataataataaaaaataaaaaataaaaaaataaggcgccacttcacataaggcggagcactgccttaccatctctagaccgcatcagcgccaaggcgctgctaaggcaaGCAGCGCTGGTAAGcccgccttaccagcgcctcaAAAACTATGGGTATTTCTAAATTCCTAAGCCTTAGGTGATTTTGAATTCTATCAGAAACTTGCATCAAATGCTCCAATTACTTATCTTCAATGAATTTAAAATAGTAAGTACCTCCCTTACTATTAAAATGCAAATTCAGAAATGTAAAAGTTGTCCACAACAATTTTCACCATCTTGTCATGATGAAACCTTGGATCAACTTCTCGTAAGAGTTGCAAAGATCATTAAAGAGGTCATTTCCACAAGAAACCTTCTCAGGGAAGAATTTCAGACAGAAGATATAACTCCATATTggagaaccaaatcaaataGTGAAAAGTTGATAATAACAAGAAGATAATGTGGCAAATccacaagagaaacaaaagGTTCAGCTATACTAGTCACCCATCAAAGAAACAGCCTTGAGGATATCAAGCAATGAAGTTTTTTGTTGTCAATGTAGGGATACGATACTTAAGGATTCAATTTAAGTGTTTTTCTCTACCAGCAAAGTAttgatgcatgatgcatgagCATCCCAAACTTCAAACTATCCACTTTCTTCTTAAGGGGTGAAAATCCATAAACTCAAATTAAGTAATGCACGTTGGGATTTACATaagagaaatttaataaaaataaataaataaattcgaGCCATTATGTGAACTAATTGTTATCACTCATCCCAAGGCTATCTATTGCAGGTCAAAAACCACATTGACCATGATTTGAATAGAATCTGAAAGCTTACTCAAGCACCTTTACAACGGGACACCTCAAGATCCCAAGCTATATTGGGTTACTGTCAATTCACTGATAAGGTGAAAATCTGTGGAGGGATTTTTAACTTAGATTTTCTAGTGATGATGAATTTGATTTAGAAGATGTctcttactttttcttttgtcaCTGAAAGGAATCACACATAGACAgaaattatgaaaattgaaTCTGGAGTTTAACGACTCTTAGAATTGCTTCTCTACTCACAAAAGTAGTTGGAATAAACATGGCCT is drawn from Macadamia integrifolia cultivar HAES 741 chromosome 7, SCU_Mint_v3, whole genome shotgun sequence and contains these coding sequences:
- the LOC122084628 gene encoding protein CWC15 homolog isoform X1 → MTTAARPTWAPAKGGQEQGGTRIFGPSQKYSSRDIASHTTVKPRREGQNTQDELQKRNLREELEESERRHFSSKEDRDRRKGGHLLLEGTKRDAEDRIVPRSVDADDSDVDVKSDDESDDNEDDGEDDTEALLAELERIKKERAEENLRKERQRQEEELKAKESELLRGNPLLNNPTSFNVKRRWDDDVVFKNQSRGETRTPKRFINDTIRNDFHRKFLQKYMK
- the LOC122084628 gene encoding protein CWC15 homolog isoform X2, whose amino-acid sequence is MTTAARPTWAPAKGGQEQGGTRIFGPSQKYSSRDIASHTTVKPRREGQNTQDELQKRNLREELEESERRHFSSKEDRDRRKGGHLLLEGTKRDAEDRIVPRSVDADDSDVDVKSDDESDDNEDDGEDDTEALLAELERIKKERAEENLRKVNFPTIGNHCQRMFIKHLMLGSLMYVVWDFQLN